Proteins from one Paenibacillus amylolyticus genomic window:
- the rpsR gene encoding 30S ribosomal protein S18, whose protein sequence is MGFKQREGGDNDKRPARRGGRNKRRKVCFFTANKITHIDYKDTDLLRKFISERGKILPRRVTGTSAKYQRMLTIAIKRSRQIALLPYTTE, encoded by the coding sequence ATGGGCTTCAAGCAAAGAGAAGGCGGAGACAACGATAAAAGACCGGCACGTCGTGGCGGCCGTAATAAACGTCGTAAAGTGTGCTTCTTCACAGCTAACAAAATTACTCACATCGATTATAAAGATACGGACTTGCTTCGTAAATTTATCAGCGAACGTGGAAAAATTTTGCCACGCCGTGTAACAGGTACTAGCGCTAAATATCAACGCATGCTGACGATTGCAATCAAACGCTCCCGTCAAATCGCATTATTGCCATACACAACTGAGTAG
- the ssb gene encoding single-stranded DNA-binding protein, whose translation MLNRVILIGRLTRDPELRYTPAGVAVTQFTLAVDRPFTSQGGEREADFIPVVTWRQLAETCANYLRKGRLAAVEGRIQVRNYENNEGKRVYVTEVIADNVRFLESANRDNNGGGGGQPMREEPSYGGGGRANNNNNSRSNNQDPFSDDGKPIDISDDDLPF comes from the coding sequence TTGTTGAACCGTGTCATTCTGATCGGCCGGTTAACCCGGGATCCTGAGTTGCGTTACACTCCAGCAGGAGTAGCCGTTACGCAATTTACTTTGGCAGTGGACAGACCGTTTACAAGCCAAGGGGGAGAAAGGGAAGCGGATTTCATTCCGGTCGTAACCTGGAGACAGCTTGCCGAGACTTGTGCAAACTACTTGCGCAAAGGACGCCTGGCTGCAGTCGAAGGACGCATTCAAGTACGGAACTACGAGAATAACGAAGGAAAACGTGTATACGTGACCGAAGTCATTGCCGATAATGTTCGTTTCTTGGAGTCAGCTAACCGTGATAATAACGGTGGTGGCGGTGGGCAACCAATGCGTGAAGAGCCTTCTTATGGAGGCGGCGGACGCGCGAACAATAACAATAATTCGCGTAGCAACAATCAGGATCCTTTTTCCGATGACGGAAAACCGATTGATATATCGGATGATGATTTGCCATTTTAA
- a CDS encoding ABC transporter permease — MSKANEVVVTSQKVDKSPSSLSILWRELVRDKVALISLIFLGLVMLLVYGTSLILNQDDIVRVDLFALYEPPSAKYWLGTDYGGRDVFGQLVIGTRNSLTIGIIVTLMTGFIGILIGLLSGYFGGMIDNVFMRIVDFFMILPMLMIVIAFVTAVPKYNIISFSLIMTAFLWMGIARLIRSKALQERELDYVKASKTLGSSHLKIMLSQVLPNLSSIIIVTMTLNLAANIGLESGLSFLGFGFPESTPSLGTLVSYARNPQTLESRWWIWLPASVLILVLMLSINNVGQALKRATDARQRRG; from the coding sequence ATGAGCAAGGCCAACGAGGTAGTTGTAACTTCACAAAAGGTTGATAAAAGCCCCTCCAGTTTGAGTATTTTATGGAGGGAGCTTGTCAGAGATAAGGTGGCACTAATCTCGCTCATTTTCTTGGGCTTGGTCATGTTGCTGGTATATGGCACGTCCCTCATTCTGAATCAGGATGATATCGTACGCGTGGATCTATTTGCCTTATATGAACCGCCATCCGCGAAATACTGGCTGGGAACAGATTATGGAGGTCGTGATGTGTTTGGCCAACTGGTCATCGGTACACGTAACTCCCTGACCATTGGTATTATCGTTACGTTAATGACTGGCTTCATAGGTATCTTAATTGGCCTTTTATCCGGTTATTTCGGAGGAATGATAGACAACGTGTTTATGCGTATTGTTGACTTCTTCATGATCCTGCCGATGTTGATGATTGTTATCGCGTTTGTTACGGCAGTACCGAAATACAATATCATCTCGTTCTCTCTCATCATGACGGCGTTTCTCTGGATGGGTATTGCCAGACTAATTCGCTCCAAAGCATTACAGGAACGGGAACTGGACTATGTAAAAGCTTCAAAAACATTGGGTTCTTCTCATCTGAAGATCATGCTCTCACAGGTTCTTCCGAATCTGAGCTCCATTATTATCGTAACGATGACATTGAATCTCGCTGCCAACATTGGCCTCGAATCCGGGCTATCTTTCCTCGGGTTTGGTTTTCCCGAAAGTACGCCTAGTCTTGGAACACTCGTAAGTTATGCACGTAATCCGCAAACCCTGGAATCCAGATGGTGGATATGGCTACCCGCATCGGTACTGATTCTGGTATTGATGTTGAGTATAAATAATGTCGGTCAAGCCCTAAAGCGTGCGACTGATGCAAGACAAAGAAGAGGTTAA
- a CDS encoding M15 family metallopeptidase: protein MNTSKRKGKHRKKRSLKSWIIATLLLSIIYVWLQQKGDIDQMWPGTAIQEAVPITGLHPVVAENENLLVRKAARRGIEIVITHGYRSSEEQDALFNQGRSSPGNIVTNARGGESYHNYGLAIDFALRTPEGNVVWDMERDDNGNGKADWMEVVDLAKELGFTWGGDWANFPDYPHLQMDFGLNINELKRGKRPPELK, encoded by the coding sequence ATGAATACATCAAAACGTAAAGGCAAACACAGAAAAAAGAGAAGTCTAAAAAGCTGGATTATAGCTACTCTTTTACTTTCCATTATATATGTATGGTTACAGCAAAAAGGTGATATAGATCAGATGTGGCCCGGGACAGCGATCCAAGAGGCTGTACCGATCACCGGCCTTCATCCTGTGGTAGCAGAGAATGAGAATTTACTGGTACGCAAGGCTGCGAGACGTGGAATAGAGATTGTGATCACCCACGGTTACCGAAGCTCGGAGGAGCAAGATGCATTATTTAATCAAGGACGCTCTAGTCCAGGCAATATCGTTACAAATGCGCGTGGTGGTGAGTCATATCACAACTATGGGTTAGCTATTGATTTTGCACTGAGGACGCCTGAGGGTAATGTGGTGTGGGATATGGAGCGTGATGATAACGGGAATGGCAAGGCAGACTGGATGGAAGTTGTAGATCTCGCCAAGGAGTTGGGTTTCACCTGGGGTGGAGATTGGGCAAACTTTCCGGACTATCCCCATTTACAGATGGATTTTGGCTTGAATATCAATGAGTTAAAACGGGGCAAAAGACCTCCTGAATTGAAGTGA
- the rpsF gene encoding 30S ribosomal protein S6: protein MRKYEVMYIIRPDIEQEVVQATVDKFQGIISNGGGEVTAHDVMGKRRLAYEIKKFRDGFYVLVHFTAEPAVVTELERLMKISDEVIRYLITNDVKSA from the coding sequence ATGCGCAAATATGAAGTGATGTACATTATTCGTCCTGACATTGAGCAAGAAGTTGTTCAAGCTACAGTCGATAAATTCCAAGGCATCATCTCCAACGGCGGTGGTGAAGTTACAGCTCACGACGTTATGGGTAAACGCCGTCTTGCGTATGAGATCAAGAAATTCCGTGATGGTTTTTATGTTCTGGTACATTTCACTGCTGAACCAGCAGTTGTAACTGAACTTGAGCGTCTCATGAAAATTTCTGACGAAGTAATTCGTTATCTCATTACCAACGACGTTAAGTCTGCTTAA
- a CDS encoding DUF951 domain-containing protein, with the protein MERKSFQLGDIVQMKKQHPCGSNEMEIIRMGMDIRIKCVGCKHSVLIPRAKFEKNMKKVLRSAEDSAES; encoded by the coding sequence GTGGAGCGTAAAAGTTTCCAGCTTGGGGATATCGTGCAGATGAAGAAGCAACATCCCTGTGGCAGTAATGAGATGGAGATCATTCGGATGGGTATGGATATTCGGATCAAGTGTGTCGGATGTAAACATAGTGTGTTGATTCCTAGAGCAAAATTCGAGAAAAACATGAAGAAGGTACTGCGTTCAGCCGAGGATTCTGCTGAATCTTGA
- a CDS encoding DUF4446 family protein, whose translation MAELNELILEQLLWIIGGMALLTVILLIVSIAQGAKLRKFKRKYEAMMAGSGVEDLESLLINLKIQMDSIEDEHKLQTNQLQVVMQKLTRIQGKIGVKRYNAYGEHGSDLSFSMAMINDSQDGMILTGIYNRDGSYVYAKPLKGGESTYTLSPEEKEAITLAQQAE comes from the coding sequence ATGGCTGAATTAAATGAGCTGATTCTGGAACAGCTGTTATGGATTATTGGCGGAATGGCATTACTTACGGTGATCTTGCTGATTGTGAGTATTGCTCAAGGGGCAAAGTTACGAAAGTTTAAACGTAAATATGAAGCCATGATGGCTGGCAGTGGAGTGGAGGACCTGGAATCCTTGCTGATTAATCTGAAAATCCAGATGGACAGCATTGAGGATGAACACAAACTGCAAACGAATCAGCTTCAAGTTGTCATGCAAAAGCTGACCCGCATTCAAGGTAAAATTGGCGTGAAGAGATACAATGCCTATGGAGAGCATGGCAGTGATCTGAGTTTCTCCATGGCCATGATTAACGATAGCCAGGACGGCATGATCCTTACAGGAATCTATAACCGCGACGGTTCTTATGTATATGCAAAACCTCTTAAAGGGGGAGAGTCCACTTACACTCTGTCCCCAGAGGAAAAGGAAGCTATTACTCTGGCACAGCAAGCAGAGTAG
- the opp4B gene encoding oligopeptide ABC transporter permease has product MWKTIVRRIIIMIPQIFLLSLLVFLMAKAMPGDALTGLLDPSVDPKALEEQRERLGLNNPWYVQYWDWIKNAIQGDFGQSFRFKMPVTDLIGQRVANTFWLALATLVLTYLIAIPLGIISGRYNDTWSDRLITGYTYLGFAAPLFIFALVMVWVFGFHFGWFPTGGSVAPGLTPGTFSYVMSKFYHLLLPALSMALITTVSTVQYLRSEIIDIKHKEFVITARAKGASESRIYNRHILRNSLLPIAAFFGYEITGLIGGTVFIESIFSYPGMGQLFLNSISLRDFSVVTALVLLYGVASILGALLSDIILGIVDPRIRIK; this is encoded by the coding sequence ATGTGGAAAACGATAGTACGCAGAATTATCATAATGATCCCTCAGATCTTTTTACTAAGTCTTTTGGTCTTTCTGATGGCCAAGGCCATGCCGGGTGATGCACTGACGGGATTGCTTGATCCAAGTGTTGATCCCAAAGCATTGGAAGAACAGCGAGAAAGACTGGGATTGAATAATCCCTGGTATGTGCAATATTGGGACTGGATCAAAAACGCCATTCAAGGTGATTTTGGACAATCCTTCCGATTCAAAATGCCGGTTACAGACCTGATTGGTCAGCGTGTGGCAAACACATTCTGGCTGGCACTGGCAACACTTGTACTGACTTACCTGATTGCTATTCCACTGGGAATCATCAGTGGTCGTTACAACGATACCTGGTCTGATCGGTTGATCACCGGATATACGTACCTGGGTTTTGCCGCACCTTTGTTCATCTTCGCGCTGGTGATGGTATGGGTCTTCGGATTCCACTTCGGCTGGTTCCCGACGGGAGGAAGTGTTGCGCCAGGACTTACACCAGGTACATTCAGCTACGTGATGAGTAAGTTCTATCATCTATTATTACCGGCACTATCCATGGCATTGATTACAACGGTATCTACGGTTCAATATTTGCGTAGTGAAATCATTGATATCAAGCATAAGGAATTCGTTATTACTGCGAGAGCCAAAGGTGCCTCGGAGTCCCGAATCTATAACAGACATATTTTGAGGAACTCACTATTACCTATTGCTGCCTTCTTCGGATATGAGATTACAGGGCTTATTGGAGGTACCGTATTTATCGAAAGCATATTCAGTTATCCAGGTATGGGGCAGTTGTTCCTGAATTCCATCTCATTGCGTGACTTCAGCGTTGTGACTGCACTCGTATTGTTATATGGCGTAGCTTCCATTCTCGGGGCATTGCTGTCTGACATAATTCTGGGAATTGTAGATCCACGTATACGGATCAAGTAA
- a CDS encoding DUF3343 domain-containing protein — protein MDEWINDWMLIAFDSTQQALRAEMLLEFAEIEIDLFPTPKEITAGCALCIQFPKEDLERVQKIIRNEFVEIRGLYFKTEDSYDNIPM, from the coding sequence ATGGACGAATGGATTAATGATTGGATGCTGATTGCATTTGATTCAACCCAGCAGGCACTGCGTGCTGAAATGCTGCTGGAGTTTGCCGAGATAGAGATTGATTTGTTCCCTACGCCAAAAGAAATTACAGCAGGGTGTGCGCTATGTATTCAGTTTCCCAAAGAGGATCTGGAGCGAGTGCAAAAGATCATTCGTAACGAGTTCGTTGAGATTCGAGGCCTCTATTTCAAAACAGAAGACAGCTATGATAACATACCGATGTAG
- a CDS encoding D-alanyl-D-alanine carboxypeptidase family protein, which translates to MKKWWKRAGMLLALLLIIYLGVKPDMLVGKPGIKAESAVLMDMNSEQILMDYNGSQEIAPAGVSKLMTELLVMEAVINGDIHWDDLVNVSLYASSVGGSQLTLKQGEQFTVQELFQVVAVYSANDAAVALAEHISGTEQSFVQQMNQKATQIGLSEDTKFMNSTGLSEKLLGPNRPTEIHGQTLMTAIDACKLARYLLNNHPEILRISSQMQVSMHQKGMYMSNTNWMLSSIGGPYAYDGNDGLKTGYDEDSGYHFVGTAERDGKRLISVVFGTDTREGRFVETRKLFNYGFSGSK; encoded by the coding sequence ATGAAAAAATGGTGGAAACGGGCAGGTATGCTGCTGGCTCTGCTGCTCATTATATATTTAGGTGTAAAACCGGACATGCTGGTAGGCAAACCGGGAATTAAGGCTGAATCTGCAGTATTAATGGATATGAACTCCGAACAGATCTTAATGGATTATAACGGCTCACAAGAGATTGCCCCAGCAGGCGTCAGTAAGTTGATGACAGAATTGTTAGTGATGGAAGCTGTGATCAATGGGGATATCCATTGGGACGATCTCGTGAACGTGAGTCTATATGCCAGTTCCGTGGGTGGCAGTCAATTGACTTTGAAACAGGGAGAACAGTTCACTGTTCAGGAGTTGTTCCAGGTGGTAGCTGTATATTCAGCGAATGATGCAGCAGTTGCTCTGGCTGAACATATCAGTGGTACTGAGCAGAGTTTTGTGCAACAGATGAATCAGAAAGCAACTCAGATTGGGCTGTCTGAGGATACAAAATTCATGAATTCAACAGGCCTCAGTGAAAAGCTGCTGGGTCCTAATCGTCCGACTGAAATACACGGGCAGACCTTGATGACAGCTATCGATGCATGCAAGCTTGCGCGATATCTGCTGAATAACCATCCCGAGATTCTAAGAATCTCCAGTCAAATGCAAGTATCGATGCATCAAAAGGGGATGTATATGAGCAACACGAACTGGATGTTGTCTTCTATTGGCGGGCCTTATGCTTATGATGGAAATGACGGATTGAAGACCGGGTATGATGAAGATTCCGGATATCATTTTGTGGGGACAGCTGAACGTGATGGCAAAAGACTGATTTCAGTGGTATTTGGGACGGATACTCGTGAAGGGCGCTTTGTGGAGACGCGGAAGTTGTTCAACTATGGATTTTCGGGCTCAAAATAA
- a CDS encoding oligopeptide ABC transporter substrate-binding protein produces the protein MKKGLFSRGLFFTMMLVFVLVLAACSEKEAATPAPATNNTEEGKTEEKPANEEGVYSIEDFNNVKTNEGTAIEGGSITFGLVSDTAFEGTLNYNFYSGNPDVQVLQWFDEPLLTWDKDYVYTNDGAATYETSEDGKTFTLTIRDNVNWHDGKPVTAEDLQFAYEVIGNKAYDGPRYDSNFTSVVGMDEFHAGKAKTISGIKVLSDKQISITYKESTPSLLTGGVWTYPLAKHIFGDMDVAKMSSSKEVREKPIGFGPFKVDVITPGESVTYVKNEDYWRGAPKLDKVTLKVINPTTVVQELKSGGVDLVDAFPTDQYKDNANLSNVEFLGAIDRAYTYIGFKLGTWDEENGKVVSNAEAKMGDKNLRKAMWLAVDNDQVGKRFYNGLRWNATTLIPPSHPEFHDSSNPGVTYDPEAAKALLDEAGYKLDGEFRTNPDGTPLEINFVSMTGGDTAEPLARYYVQSWAAIGLKVNLEMVEFNSFYDRVGNSGKDDPNIDVYQAAWGVGIDVDPSGLYGRDALYNFSRFSSEENDKLLAQGISAEAFDVDKRKEIYNQWQQYMVDEVPVFPTLYRAVVAPVNKRVMNYAIGDGTGVYLSDLQVNADKAVVAE, from the coding sequence ATGAAAAAGGGATTATTTTCACGGGGACTATTTTTCACGATGATGTTGGTCTTTGTATTGGTGCTTGCAGCGTGCTCTGAGAAAGAAGCAGCTACGCCAGCTCCTGCTACCAACAACACAGAAGAGGGAAAAACGGAGGAAAAACCTGCTAATGAAGAGGGCGTTTACTCCATTGAAGACTTCAACAATGTCAAAACGAATGAAGGTACTGCGATCGAGGGTGGATCGATTACATTCGGACTTGTATCGGATACTGCTTTTGAAGGTACACTGAACTACAATTTCTATTCCGGTAACCCGGATGTACAGGTTCTTCAATGGTTCGATGAGCCATTACTTACATGGGACAAAGACTATGTGTACACCAATGACGGTGCAGCAACGTATGAGACATCTGAAGATGGCAAAACGTTCACACTGACCATTCGTGACAATGTAAACTGGCATGATGGTAAGCCGGTAACAGCTGAAGATCTGCAGTTTGCTTATGAAGTGATCGGTAATAAAGCGTACGATGGTCCACGTTACGACTCTAACTTCACTAGTGTAGTAGGTATGGACGAGTTTCATGCTGGAAAAGCAAAAACAATCTCTGGTATTAAAGTGCTGAGCGACAAACAAATCAGCATCACCTATAAAGAATCTACTCCGTCCCTGCTCACAGGTGGCGTATGGACGTATCCACTGGCTAAACATATCTTCGGTGATATGGATGTAGCAAAAATGTCTTCTTCCAAAGAAGTACGTGAAAAACCAATTGGTTTTGGTCCATTTAAAGTGGATGTCATCACTCCGGGTGAGTCTGTAACTTATGTTAAGAACGAAGACTACTGGCGTGGAGCCCCTAAACTGGACAAAGTGACTCTGAAAGTTATCAACCCGACAACGGTTGTTCAAGAACTGAAATCTGGCGGGGTAGACCTCGTGGATGCATTCCCGACAGATCAATATAAAGACAATGCTAACCTGTCCAACGTAGAATTCCTGGGCGCAATTGATCGTGCGTATACGTATATCGGTTTCAAACTGGGTACGTGGGATGAAGAGAACGGAAAAGTTGTAAGCAATGCCGAAGCAAAAATGGGCGACAAAAACTTGCGTAAAGCAATGTGGCTGGCTGTAGATAACGATCAAGTTGGTAAACGTTTCTATAACGGTCTGCGTTGGAATGCAACAACCCTAATTCCACCATCTCACCCAGAATTCCATGATTCCAGCAATCCGGGTGTAACGTATGATCCGGAAGCAGCAAAAGCGTTGCTCGACGAAGCTGGTTACAAACTGGATGGTGAATTCCGTACCAATCCGGATGGAACACCACTCGAAATCAACTTTGTATCCATGACGGGTGGCGACACAGCTGAACCATTGGCACGTTACTATGTTCAATCATGGGCTGCTATTGGTCTGAAAGTAAACCTGGAAATGGTTGAGTTCAACAGCTTCTATGACCGTGTAGGTAACTCAGGTAAAGATGATCCGAACATTGATGTGTATCAAGCGGCATGGGGCGTGGGTATTGACGTAGATCCATCTGGCTTGTATGGCCGTGATGCACTCTATAACTTCTCCAGATTCTCCAGCGAAGAGAATGACAAATTGTTGGCACAAGGTATCTCTGCTGAAGCATTTGATGTAGACAAACGTAAAGAGATCTACAATCAATGGCAGCAATACATGGTAGATGAAGTTCCTGTATTCCCTACACTGTATCGTGCAGTTGTAGCACCAGTTAACAAACGTGTAATGAACTATGCGATTGGTGATGGCACAGGCGTTTACCTGAGCGATCTGCAAGTTAATGCAGACAAAGCAGTTGTAGCTGAGTAA
- the yyaC gene encoding spore protease YyaC: MNPTSRSFSSQDMTSLKIPHTDPGIHSAITHRLMFHLYKAHSLQNVVIVCIGTDRSTGDCLGPLVGSALSKWDSPLFHLYGTLDEPVHAMNLQDTLHNIQKTHHNPYVIGIDACLGQSSSVGCIQVVNGPLKPGAGVNKELPPVGDIHLTGIVNVGGFMEYFVLQNTRLSLVMRMSEIISSSLYSAIREWHTRSTLLAVPE; the protein is encoded by the coding sequence ATGAATCCTACTTCGCGTTCCTTTTCATCACAAGACATGACCAGTTTGAAAATCCCCCATACCGATCCAGGCATTCACTCGGCCATTACCCATCGTTTAATGTTCCATCTCTATAAAGCCCATTCTCTGCAAAATGTAGTGATCGTCTGCATCGGCACAGATCGCTCGACAGGCGACTGCCTTGGTCCTCTGGTCGGATCAGCCCTTTCCAAGTGGGACAGCCCTTTATTCCATCTCTATGGTACCTTGGATGAACCCGTCCATGCGATGAACCTACAGGATACACTTCACAATATACAGAAAACACACCATAACCCGTATGTGATTGGCATTGATGCCTGTCTTGGACAATCATCCAGTGTAGGATGCATTCAAGTCGTCAATGGTCCACTCAAACCGGGTGCGGGAGTAAATAAAGAATTACCGCCGGTCGGCGATATCCATCTGACAGGTATCGTTAACGTCGGCGGCTTTATGGAATACTTTGTTCTACAGAACACACGGCTCAGTCTTGTTATGCGCATGTCGGAGATTATATCCAGCAGTCTGTACTCGGCCATCCGGGAATGGCATACCCGTTCTACTCTGCTTGCTGTGCCAGAGTAA
- a CDS encoding aminotransferase class V-fold PLP-dependent enzyme yields MEGIIYLDHAATSWPKPPAVGDAMLNALEIAGANPGRGSHRMAVQASRVLFEARKSVSDIFGIKNANDIAFGSNTTEALNLAIQGSLQEGDHVIATMAEHNSVRRPLEYMRRLRNVEIDYVPVDASGAIDLMQMERMFRSNTRLVVCTHSSNLLGSILPIEEISLLCRKHSAILLVDAAQSAGVMPVNVQHLGIDMLAFPGHKGLLGPQGTGGLYIASELDIEPILHGGTGSQSEALEQPKVRPDRYEAGTPNTVGIAGLNAGVKHVLEMTPACIYQHEWELTQHMMDGLSSVKGIRLLGPAIGQPRTGLVSFTVEGYDSAQLAFRLDRNYGIAVRSGFHCTPLAHESAGTTATGAVRASVGYNSTRDHVDALVKAVLELTGQINWS; encoded by the coding sequence GTGGAGGGAATTATCTATCTGGATCATGCAGCAACATCTTGGCCCAAACCACCTGCTGTCGGTGATGCAATGCTGAATGCGCTGGAGATTGCAGGGGCTAATCCGGGCAGAGGAAGTCACCGAATGGCTGTTCAGGCAAGTCGTGTACTGTTCGAGGCGAGAAAATCCGTATCTGATATTTTTGGAATCAAAAATGCGAATGATATTGCCTTCGGATCAAATACGACAGAAGCCTTGAATCTGGCTATTCAAGGTTCGCTCCAGGAAGGCGATCATGTGATTGCCACCATGGCTGAACATAACTCAGTTAGACGTCCACTGGAGTACATGCGCAGACTCCGAAATGTGGAGATTGATTATGTACCTGTTGATGCTTCAGGAGCCATTGATCTGATGCAAATGGAACGTATGTTTCGTTCTAATACTAGATTGGTGGTATGTACACATAGCTCCAACCTCCTTGGCAGTATTCTTCCTATCGAAGAAATTTCGCTCCTGTGTCGTAAACATTCGGCGATCTTATTGGTAGATGCGGCTCAAAGTGCTGGGGTTATGCCGGTGAATGTGCAACACTTGGGAATCGACATGTTGGCTTTTCCAGGTCATAAAGGACTACTTGGTCCTCAGGGTACAGGAGGCTTGTACATCGCTTCTGAGCTTGATATAGAGCCTATACTTCATGGTGGAACAGGAAGTCAGTCCGAGGCGCTGGAGCAGCCCAAGGTGCGTCCTGATCGGTATGAAGCGGGGACACCCAATACGGTCGGGATCGCTGGGTTGAATGCGGGTGTAAAGCATGTACTGGAGATGACTCCAGCGTGCATCTATCAGCATGAGTGGGAACTGACCCAACATATGATGGATGGTTTGTCATCCGTCAAGGGCATTCGACTGCTCGGTCCAGCGATTGGACAGCCACGCACCGGACTAGTATCCTTTACTGTGGAAGGGTATGATTCAGCACAACTCGCATTCAGATTAGATCGGAATTATGGGATTGCCGTTCGTTCCGGCTTTCATTGCACACCGCTTGCGCATGAATCTGCGGGTACAACCGCTACCGGAGCAGTAAGGGCAAGTGTGGGATACAACTCAACTCGAGATCATGTGGACGCACTCGTTAAGGCAGTGTTGGAATTGACGGGGCAGATTAATTGGAGTTGA